Part of the Natronobacterium gregoryi SP2 genome, GCGTCTTCGTCGCGGACCACTTTGAGTCCGAGTTCGACTCGACCCTCGATGTCGCTCATCGCACGCCTGAACGCCGGTCGCGCGCCCCTGAGTACGTTCTTCAGGGTTCGGTCACTCTCGAAGGCCATCCCGAACTGCATCGGGACGATGGCGGTCCCACCATCGTGATCCATGATCTCTCGCAACACCTCGTCGTGGCGTTTTGCATCCTCGTCGGTCTCCTCGGGATCGGTCGTGTCGATGTCCGAGACGACGGCTCCGAGCCGCCGGTGAGAGATCGTGTAGACCCGGTCGGCACCGCCGACGGCGTCGGTCTCGAATTCGATCGGGTCGCCGTCGACGATACCGTAGACGTAGCGGTTGTTCATCGGTGAATCACGCTCCAGTTCCAGCGACGGCACGACCGTCTCGTTCGAACTCGTGGGAGTGTCATGGGAATCGGTCTCGAGTCTCGACCGTCTGGATGGACGGGTCACCCGACGGTACTCGGGAACTCGTCAGACGAGATTCGGTTCCGCGACGCGTTATCGTGGTGCTTGCAGTCGCAGTCTCCGCTCTCGAGATCGAAGCGTCACTGTTCGTTTACCGCCTCATACGGGTTGCTGTCAGTCAGTTCCGGCGCGACCGCAGGAGTACTCGCGGTCGCGCCGGGACATCGGGACAGCCTTCCGTATCAGAGCCACGGACGGTCTCGTAGAGCCCGCCGCCGATCGGCTCGCTCGGGATCGGGAGCCAGCCCGGGAGGACGAGCGCAACGAGCGCGATCAGACGGATCGGACGGTCTCGAACAGCGCAGTCTCGAACGCGGTTCCGCCGGCCGCCAGTCCACAGTCGCAGCGAAAAGACCGACGAGTCGACCCGGGCGACACGACCGGGTTCGACACAGCAGTGCAGGCGTGGCCCGCCCTAACGAGCTCTTTACCCGGCGTCGATCCCGCTTTGCCCTCGGCCCAGCAGGCTTGCAGTCGCAGTGCCAGCCGAATTACGCAGCGGCCCTGAACGCACGCACGTCTATGGCACAACCACAGCGAAGACCCGACTCCTCGAGTCTCGCCGAAGTACTCGACCGGATTCTCGACAAGGGCGTCGTCATCGACGTCTGGGCACGGGTATCCGTTGTCGGAATCGAGCTCCTGACGATCGAGGCACGCGTCGTCGTCGCGTCCGTCGACACCTTCCTGCACTACGCGGAGGAGATCGCAAAAATTGAGCAGGCCACTGCAGAGGGCGATCTCGAGGATCTCGAAGAGCTCGAGGTCGAACCACGACCCGAATCGTCGCCACAGTCTGCCACAGAATAGATGGCCGACGACGCCTCGCGAAAGCGCACGGTCCGCGGTCGGAAGATCAGAAGCGACCGCTCTCGCAAGGAGAGTCGCAAGGCAAAGAAAGCCCTCGCACGCAAAGCCTCGAGTGCAGGCGAGCGAAACGGTGATAGCCCGCTGTCCGACCCGGAAGAGGTCGTCCCGGAGCCGTTCGTCGAAACCGACGCCGTCCAGTCGCTTCGGGGACGGATTACGGGCTGGCTCGAGGCCGACCAGCCGGTCCACCTGATCGGGCCGACGGGCTGTGGGAAGACCGCGCTCGCGCTCTCGGCCGCGGCCGAACGCGGCCGACCGGTCGTCTGGCTCAACGGCGACGACGCAGTCGACACTGCGGCACTCGTCGGCGACCACGCCGGCGGGGAACGCTACAAGGAGGACGACCGGTTCGTCGGCGGCGTCACCAAACAGACCGAGATCGTCCGCGAGCGATGGGTCGACAATCCACTCTCGGTCGCGGTCCGCGAGGGTGCAACGCTCGTCTACAACGAGTTCGCTCGGTCCGACCCGGCCGCACACAACGTCTTGCTGTCGGTGTTCGAGGAGGGGGTCTTAGAGCGGCCGGGCAAGCGCGGCGGGGATCGGACGGTCGATGTCCACCCCGAGTTCCGGGCGATCGTCACTTCGAACGACGTCGAGTACGCTGGCGTCCACACGCAGCAGGACGCGTTACTCGATCGGTTCGTCGGTGTTCAGGTGGACTACTACGACGAGGAGACCGAATTCGAGATCGTCAAGGCACACGTCGACCTGCCCGACGAACGGATCGAGAGGGTCGTGGACGCGACGCGTGCATTGCGCGACGAACTCGCGGTCATCGTCGGGACACGGGCAGCGATCACGGCCGCGAAGGGGGTGGCGGTCTTCGACGGCCAGGACGACGACGAGTTGCTGGCGGCGGTGTTCACTGATGTCCTCGCGCCGAAGATCGCCGGCGAGGGTGCAGACGACGTCGACGACCTGCGGGCGGAAATCGACGAATCGATATAGAGTACCAGCGGACACACCGAAGCCGGACCAATGGCCGAAGCCGACACCAGATCGAGCGGGCAGTGTAAGGCAGTTACTGAGGACGGCGAGCGCTGCTCGCGTCCCGCCGGGGACGACGGTTTTTGCTACCAACACGACGAGAGTGATCCAACCGTGAGCGACAGTCAGACAGTCGAAGACGGACAGGAAGAACAGACAGAGCAAAGCACGGAGGAGACCCGAAGTCGCGACCTCGGTGCCGACATGACTGCCGAGAGGAAGACAGATCCGGCGTCGATCGACGCCGATGTCGACGTCGAACACGAGGAGATCGAGGGTGTCCTCGCCGTTCGACGGACGGTTCAGTCGACGGCGAGCGATCTCATCGGTCGGGAGTTCGACGCTGTGAGTGAAATCGCGCCGACCGACGACGGCTGGCGAGCGATCGTCGAGGTCGTCGAACGCCGGGCGGTCCCCGACACTCAGGACATTATCGGCCGTTACGAGATCGAACTCGACGAGGACGCGACCGTCCACGGCTACCGGCGACTCGATCGGTACCGTCGCGGCGACACGGCCGCGTTCGAGTGACAGGGAGAGTCGTTCGCGGTCGCTCCCGGCCGTAGTGGTCCGCGGTTCCGGCGCGCTCTCTTTTCCGTGGGCTGACGGTCACGTCAGCCGACGGATACGGACGGTTCCGTCCTGTGAGACGGCGACTCGACGGCCTTCGAACGTAAACTCGATGGTCGTCTCCACGTTCCGCCTCTCCGCACGATCGAGCAGTTCCACCATCGCTTCCGGATCGATCTGCTCGTACAGCGACGACAACTCGCCGACAGAAACGTTCTTTTCGATGGCTACCGCCCGCAGTATCGTCTGGAGTCGGGACTCCGACTCGTGTTGCTCGGCGCGAACGACTGCGTCCCCGGGAGTGCCGTTGTGGTCGTGTCTGCCCATGTCGGGTCGTGTGACTTCCAGATGAAAATACTAGTCCCAAAGTGTATAGGAAAGTTACTAAAGCACATTAGCAATCGATACGAGACGCCGCATGACGAGTTGTTCGGCTGAGTGATACGCATACGTCTATTTTGGAGTGAAACCACCGAGTGGTAGCCACTCGGGTGTGGCCGATGGACGCGGTGGTTTCGGACCGATACGTCGAAGGGAGAGCAACGCCTCGGTCGAAGCGATCCCGTGTCCGAGTTCGACCATTCCGTCCGCGGCGTCGACGTCGACCCCGACACCCGGTGTGCTCACTACCACACAGACCGCGACGTCGTTGCGTTCAAGTTCGCCTGCTGTGAGACGTACTGGCCGTGCTTTCGCTGTCACGAAGAGATCGCCGACCACGACGCCGTACCGTGGCCCAGAGCGCGATTCGACGAACCCACAGTGCTCTGTGGTGTCTGCCGGACCGAGCTCACAGTGCCGGCGTACCGCGAAGCTGACTATCGCTGTCCGTCGTGTAACGTGGCGTTCAATCCCGGCTGTGCCGCCCACGCCGACCTGTACTTCGAGACGGATTGATGGGCAACGACCAGCAAGCTATTTCCGCGTTCGGCGGCCGACCCGTAGGTATGGACCCGGCGCTTGGCCCTCCCGAAGCGATGGCTGAGAAACGCGACGAGCTGACGCCCATGATGGCTCAGTACCACGACCTCTGTGACCGATACGACGACGCGCTCGTTCTCTTCCAGGTCGGCGACTTCTACGAGACCTTCTGCGGTGCGGCCGAACGCACCGCGCGACTGCTCGAGGTGACGCTGACCAGCCGCGAGGATTCGACCGGCGAGTACCCGATGACTGGTATTCCGATCGACAACGCCGAGTCCTACATCGAGGAACTGCTCGAGGCGGGCTACCGGGTCGCGGTCGCCGACCAGGTCGAGGAGCCCGGCGAGTCGTCGGGCGTCGTCGACCGGGCTGTGACGCGGGTCATCACGCCGGGGACGCTCACCGAGGACGAACTGCTTGCCGGCGACGACAACAACTTCGTCGCGGCGGTCGCTTGCAGCGGCGAGGAGGTCGCGCTCGCCTTACTCGATGTCTCGACCGGCGACTTCCTCGCGACGAGTTCGACCTCGAGCAAGGCCATCGCCGACGAGGTGAGCCGGTTCGACCCTGCAGAGGCAGTCGTCGGCCCCGGCGCACCGACGGGCGTTTTCCCCGACGACTGCATGGAGACGCCGTTCGACGAGGCCGTCTTCGAGCGCGAGCGAGCGGTTGAGACGGTCTCGGCGTACTTCCGGAATCCCGATGCGTTGCTCGCGACCGACGCCGAAATTCGGGCCTGTGGGGCCTTGCTCGAGTACGCCGAGTACGCTCGCGGCAGCGAGAGCGAGGCCGAACTCGAGGCCGACGACGAGAGCGCCCGCCTCGAGTACATCACCCACCTCACGCGGTACGATCCACGGGAGTACCTGCTGCTGGACGCCGTCGCCCTCCGGAGTCTCGAACTGTTCGAACCGCGTGCCGTCCACGGCCGGGACGAAGCGACGCTCGTCGGGGTTCTGGACGAGACCTCGAGCGCGCTGGGCGGTCGAAAACTGCGAGACTGGATTCGCCGACCGCTGCTCGAGCCTGCCCGGATCGAAGCGCGACTCGACGCGGTCGAAGAACTCCAGCGGTCGGTTCGGGCCCGCGAAAAATTGCAGGACCTCTTGTGGGACGTGTACGACCTCGAGCGACTGATCGGTCGGATCTCCCGGGAGCGGGCAAATGCCAGGGATCTGTGCTCGCTTCGGGCGACGCTTGCCGTCGTGCCGGACGTGCGGGCTCACCTCGCGGGCAGCGAGTGCGATCGACTCCAGCAACTCCACGCCGATCTCGATCCGCTCGCGGACATCCGCGAGTTGATCGAGGATTCGATCGTCGAGGACCCGCCGATCGAGATCACCGAGGGCGGGATCGTCGCCGAGGGGTACGACGAGAATCTGGACGCCCTCCGGCAGACAGCCCGCGATGGGAAACAGTGGATCGACGACTTAGAGGAACGGGAACGCGAGCGCACCGGTATCGACTCCCTGAAGGTCGGCTACAACTCGGTGCATGGCTACTACATCGAAGTGACCAATCCGAACCTCGACTCGGTGCCCGACGACTATCAGCGCCGCCAGACGTTGAAAAACTCCGAGCGGTTCGCCACGCCGGCACTCAAAGAGCGCGAGGACGAGATCGTCGGTGCCGAAGAGCGCGCGGACGAACTCGAGTACGAACTGTTCCGCGAGGTCCGCAAGACGGTCGCCAACGAGGTCGAACGCGTTCAGGCCCTTGCCGATGCGCTCGCAACCGTCGATGCGCTCGTCTCGCTTGCCACCGTCGCCGCTCAGTACGACTACTGTCGGCCGGAGTTACTCGAGCGCGGCGACGACCTCGAGGTCGAGATCGAAGGTGGTCGCCACCCGGTCGTCGAGCGGACTCAGGAGTCGTTCGTTCCCAACGACGCTCGGTTCGCGGGCGACAGACGGCTGGCAGTGATTACAGGCCCCAACATGTCGGGAAAGTCGACCTACATGCGACAGGTGGCCCAGATCGTCCTGCTGGCACAGGTCGGCAGTTTCGTGCCGGCGAGGTCGGCACGGCTGACGCCCGTCGATCGCATCTTCACCCGAGTCGGCGCGAGCGACGACATCGCCGGCGGCCGGTCGACGTTCATGGTCGAGATGGACGAACTCGCGACCATTCTGCGGGAGGCCGACGACCGCTCGCTGGTCCTGTTAGACGAGGTCGGTCGTGGTACTTCGACCGCGGACGGACTCGCCATCGCCCAGGCGATGACCGAACACCTCCACGACGAGGTCGGCGCGACGACGCTGTTTGCGACCCACCACCACCCTCTGACCGAGGTCGCCGAGGACCTCGAGGACGCGTTCACGCTCCACTTCGAGGTCGACCAGGAAGACGGCGAAGTAGTCTTCCACCACGAGGTCGCACCCGGCGCGGCGACGGGATCATACGGCGTCGAGGTCGCGACGGCCGCGGGCGTTCCCGAACCGGTAGTCGCCCGCTCGCGGGAACTGGTAGCCGAAACGGCCGACGAACGACCGGACGACTCCGACTCACCAGCGGAGGCGACGCCGAAGCCCACGACTTCGGCAACCGCAGACGGTGGGGAACAAACTGCGCCTCGACAGTCCACCTCGGACGCACCGGGGCTTTCGTCCGACGTCGCGGCCGAACTCCAAGCACTCGAGGTCGCCCACATGACACCGGTCGAGGCACTCGCCGAACTCGACCGGTTGAAGCGACTGCTCGAGGACCGGCGTTAGTGGCGGGCCAAGCCTGCACTGCGGGGCCGAATCTGGCGGTGTGGCTCGATTCGGCCCGTCAGTCGACGGTTGGGACGGTACTAGATCGATCGACCGTATCCACACGTGGGACAGTGCATACGCCCTTGGGAAATAAGCAGATACGACCGATTACACTTGCCACACTCGCCAGCGACCGAGACGCCCTGTTCCTGGGCGACTCCGGACAGCGTGTTGCGGAGGAGTTGCTGTTCTCGCTCGAGAGTGTCGAGTCGGCGACGGAGCGAGTGTTCCGTCGGCGAGAGGGATCTGCCAGGCCGTTTCCGGGATGGTCTCGATTGGTACATAGGAGGTGTACGGATTCCTGGAACAAAACTCTATAGACCGGGTGACGGATGCTTATATACTTGTGTTTCGACCAGTCGTTGTTCGAGAAAGTAAACACGACAGTACCGAGGGGCGCGCCGCATTCAGGAACGAATCTGCAGCGGGCGTCCTGTGACGTACCTCGGGGCCAAGTGGCTCGAGACGCGAAGCGTCTCGTCATCACGGAAGACACGTCTTCCGTCCGACCCCGAGGCACTCGTCATGCTCAACTTGTAGATCCGGGCCAGCGGCGACGCTTCGCCGAGCGAGTCGTCGTAGGAGTAGTCCTCGGTGACGAACTCGGCGTCGCCACCTCACGCGGCAAACGAGTGCTTGGGGTGACGGCTTCGGTGGACGCCCTGATACGAGCGGAAGCACTCGGGGATCGCACCCATGTCCCGTGTCGGCGTCAGCGCCGGCCGGTACGGCAGCATCCCCTCGCGGCGGGCGCGATGGGCTTCTGGGTCGGCGACCGAACCGCGGTTCGGTCGGACTCCGAACGGTCGGCCTCGTCGTTCCCGGCGTCACGGGCCCGCGTGCCTGGGGACCGATCCGTCGCCGACTACCGGGGCTCCCGCCCGGAGTCACCGGGAGAGGCGAGTAAATCGCGTCACGCTCTCGTTGACCGAATGTTACACGCGTTTTCCGACCCAGAAAATCCCCTCTGACCACTAATATGGACCCCGTCGTAACTGAAACCGGGGTGGTCACAGGCCCCGGCTCCCACTCCCGAGTGATCCCCCCGTTTCCCGACCGCCAGTCGATCGGCGATCGTTCGCGTGACGCCATCTCGCCCTGTGGCGTCACGTTCGCCGTTCGATCCCCCTTCCACGTCGCTTCGGCCCTATCCGCGCCAGCACACGTTTTGATCCCCAGAAGCCGCTGTCCGATCAGTGGTGTCCGTACAGCGAGTAGGTGATCGCGACCAGTCCCAACAGACGGCTCACGTTCTCGAAAAAGACCGTCACGACCTGTTGTGCGCCGGTAAACGTGTTGATCGTTACGTTCACGAGAAACGGACAGAGCGTGAGCAAAAGCAGTCCGATGGCGAGATAGAACATCGACCGCGCGTCGTTGCGACGGTAACCGCGATAGGCCTGGTAGGCGATGATCGTCCCGAGAAGTGCAACGAGAAAGAGACTCGCCACAGTCAGCAACTCGAACGGCGACGCCTCGCCGATCCTGACGACGTCGCTCATCGCATCCCCTCCCACATTCGGGTGAACTTGTCCGCGACGTCTTCCTCGCGATACGAGAGCTCGAGGTCGAACGTGCCGTCTTCGAGGGTCAACTCGAGTCGTTCGAGGTTCGCGCTGTAGACGCTGTAGTGGTTGCCGTCGGTGGCGAGTTCCGTCTCTTCTGTGACGAGGCGACACTCCTCGAGGCGGTCGAGACGGCGATAAATCGTCGGTAAAGACGCGTCACACCGTTCGCTCAGGGTACTGGCAGACATGGGTTCGACGCTCGTATAGGTGAGGATCTCCCGGGCGTACTCGTCGTCGAGGACGGCAAGCACCGTCGACAGATCCGTCTCCTCACTCACTGGTACCGGGTCGTTCCGGTAGTAGTATCAAAAACGGTCCGGTTTTTCTGGGTGAGAAAACGCCGATTCGGCGGCGACTTCGCACCGCAGCTCCGGTCGTTCACCGGCCAGAAACACCGTTACAGGCCGCTACCGAACTCGATCTTGCTTCGATCCGTTCGACGGACGGAGAACGGGGATGGTCAACGGACGTTCTGGCGGTTCGCTGGTGAAGCCGTGCCAACGGCCGAACCGTGGCTTCGGATCGGTCACCCCGCTCGAGTGGTGGATGGCGCGGCGGACTCGTCGGTGAGAACAGGGAGCCTGTGGGATGCGGCTATCCGGCCCGGAAAGGGGCTCAGAGCGGTAGTCTCACTGCTATGGGGGTTCTAGTGACCGTCGACGAGCCGAAGGTAGGGCATTCGTAACGGCGCGAGAAGTCTGGTACAACCCTGGGACGGTGAGTACGGCCTCATTTACTATCCTGTCGCTCCAGATGAGTGTACAGACGAGATGACCGAATCGATTCAACGCCGGTTTCGCTCGATTGCGAGGCGGTTGATCGGCCGCGAAAGGACGTATCGCTGCCGCTCCCGTCAGCGACATGGGGGACGACCATGACTGGTGGCTCCGCCCGCGCCCTCGAGGCCGACGCCCTCCCCGACGACGCCGAGTTTGCACTCTGTCTCACCCACGACGTCGACCGGCCGTACAAAGGACTTCGTGGGCTGTACTACGCGATCCAGGAGCGTCCCGCGTACCACCTCCGGACCGTCTTCGGCGACGACAACCCCTACTGGCAGTTCGAGGACATCGTGGCACTCGAGGACGACCTCGGCGTTCGATCGGCGTTTTACTTCCTGAACGAACAGCATCTGTTCAGCGATCGGCCGCTCCGCGACTGGCTCGATCCGGCCAACTGGGTGCAACACCTCGGTCGGTACGACCTTACCGACGACGACCTCGTCGACGTCGTCGAACGGCTTGTGGACGGCGGGTGGGAGGTCGGGTTGCACGGCTCCTATCACACCCGGGACGACCGAACGCGGCTCCGCGAGGAGAAGCAGGTTCTCGAGCGCGTCACCGGGCAGTCGGTTTCGGGTGGGCGGCAACATCACCTCCGACTGTCGGTGCCCGAGACGTGGCGACACTACCGGTCGATCGGACTCGCCTACGACGCGACCCTCGGGTCGACGACTGCGTGTGGGTTCTACCACGGCTACCGGCCGCGAAAGCCGTTCGGAGACGAGTTCCTCGTCTTCCCGCTGACGATCATGGACCAGGCGCTACCGGACCCGGGTCGCGAGTTCGCGGCCGCTCGCCGGACCTGCGAGCGATTGCTGACCGAGGCTGCCGAGAACGACGCCGTGATGACGGTCCTGTGGCATCCGCGCTTTTTCAGTGAACGGGAGTTTCCCGGATACCGACGCCTCTACCGATGGCTCGTCGAGCGAGCGGAAGAACGGGACGCCTGGATCGGATCGCCGGAAGCGTTCTGCGAGACGCTCGAGTCGGCCGGCGAGGCGTCCGACGGCGAGGGCACAGAGGGCACTCGAGAGACGCCTGGAGACGAAGCGGCTGAACTGGCGACGTCGACGCCGCCCCGGCGTGATTTGCCGACGGCGAAGGGCAGTGGGAGAGACAGGGGGAGGGGTGACTCATGATCGGACGCGAACGGAGACTGGCGGCCGTGGCCGCCGTCATCGCGCTCGTGGTTCTCGGGAGCGTCGGGGGCGTCGCCGGCCAGGTTATCGCACAGTCCGACGAGAACGCGACGCCAGACGCTTACGTCGTCGAGCAGGGCGACGCCTGCCAGCAGATAGAGCCGCTATCGACGGCTGAATCGGTCGATTCGTTCTACGACTATCGGAACCACGAGACCCATCCCGAAGGGGTCGACCGGCTGTACAGCTCGTACGGCACCACACACCTTCAGGAGAACAACGCGAGTCTCCTCTTCCTTCACGAAGGGACAGACGGCATCAGCCTCGTGATGGTCCACGATCGGGTCGACGGGAACACGACCGGCGGCGTCGCGTCGTTCGACGTCATCGGACTCCCCCACGAAGCCAAGTGGGAAGTCAAGAACGACGACTACGACGGTCCGACTAACATGGACGAGTTCGACCGCGGCGACGGCTGGGCCAGCGCCGACTGGATCTGGATCGAGAGTCGAACCGGCGGCGGCGCGATCCAGGGCGGTCTCAACGATCCGTTCGCGGTGACGGTCCACCCAGCGTTCAACGAGGACGCCGAGTACTACGAGGACGACGACCTCTACGATCCCGACTGGTACGATGGCGGCGAGATCGAGGAGTGGCACGTTCTGTCCGGTGACGCGACCAGCCCCGTCCGCTCGGAACTCGGATCGCTCTCCGAACCGGTGACGATCCGAACCGGCACGTGTGACGAGCCGACCGTGACCTACGGCTTGACCGACGACGGCATCGCCGCGACGGTCGAAGCGCCCTCGCCCGACGACGTCGCCCGACTCCAGCCGACCAACGGCACCACCGACGATGTCCGGTTCGAGCACGTCGACGTGACCGACCTCGAGGGGACCGAGACGGTCACTTTCGAGAACGACCAGCCGGACGGCTTCCCCGCCGCTCCCGACGATCGGGAGTCGCTGGGCTCGCTCGCGGCAGCAACTACCCAGCCCGTCACGGCGACAGTTAGCTTCAGTGTCGACGCCGCCACACTCGAGGACGCGGGACTCGAGCCCGAGCGTGTCGCGCTCTACGAGAGCGACGGCGGCGAGTGGGAGGAGTCAGAGACGACGCTGACCGACGAGACGGGGGCTGCCTACTACTTTACCGCGGAGGTCTCCTCGCTCGAGAGACTGACAGTCGCGGAAAGCGAGGAGGCCGAGGCCACGTCCGAAGGGGACGTTTCTTCTGTGCCTGGGTTCGGATTCGTCGTCACGTTGAGTGTCTTTCTGGCGCTTGCGCTCACCGCTGCGTGGACGGCGAGGGCGCGCTCGTAGTCTTTCGGGCCCCGGGTCGAAACAGGAAACGGACGACGGGCAAGCCAGCCCCTAAGGGCGGCCAGGGGCGATACCCGCGTAACGCGATGAACGTTCGAACGGCAGTCGGTGACGAGCTGAAGGCGCTGTGGGCTGGCGGCAAAGGGACGTCTCTCGTCGTGGTTGCGACCGCGTGGGGGCTGTTGGTGGGGGCACGGATGATCTATCCGGTCGTGTTGCCGTACCTGCAGGATACCTACGGACTGAGCCTCTCCGTTGCTGGCCTGCTCGTGACGGTGCTGTGGCTGTTCGGTTCGCTCGGGCAGCTCCCGGGTGGCCTGCTCGCGGACAGGTACGACGAGCGCCTGCTTCTGACTGCGAGCACGCTGATCGTCGCCGTCGCACTCGGTGCCGTCGTCACCTCGGCGTCGCCGGTCGTTCTCTTTCTCGCAACTGCCGTCTGGGGGCTTGGCCACTCGCTGTACCCGATCGCACGGATTACCTTCCTCTCGAATCGCTATGCCGACCGGCTCGGGAGTGCACTCGGCGTGACGATGGCGACCGGGGACGTCGGGCAGACCGTGTTGCCACCCATCGCCGCTGCTATCGCCGCCGCGGTCGCGTGGCAGGCCGGTCTCGGGTTCGTGGCACCGTTGCTCTTCCTGGGGAGTATCGTCATCTTCGTCGTGCTCCCGACGACGGGTTCGTCGACGGAGCCGGCAAACAGCACCTCTCTCAGGGACACGCTGGGTATCCTGACGGAACTCCGAAATCCTGCGATGGGGTTTATGTCGGCGATTCTTTTCCTCTACATCTTCATCTGGCAGTCGTTCACGGCGTTCTACCCGACGTATCTGACGAGCGTCAAAGAGCTCTCGCCGTCGGTGGCGAGTCTCCTGTTCGGCCTGTTCTTCGCGGTCGGCGTCGTCGTCAAGCCCGTCGCGGGAGCTGCCTACGA contains:
- a CDS encoding MFS transporter, whose protein sequence is MNVRTAVGDELKALWAGGKGTSLVVVATAWGLLVGARMIYPVVLPYLQDTYGLSLSVAGLLVTVLWLFGSLGQLPGGLLADRYDERLLLTASTLIVAVALGAVVTSASPVVLFLATAVWGLGHSLYPIARITFLSNRYADRLGSALGVTMATGDVGQTVLPPIAAAIAAAVAWQAGLGFVAPLLFLGSIVIFVVLPTTGSSTEPANSTSLRDTLGILTELRNPAMGFMSAILFLYIFIWQSFTAFYPTYLTSVKELSPSVASLLFGLFFAVGVVVKPVAGAAYDRIGMRGSLVIVLLPPVVGFTLLPLVDSVWVLVGVTALISTMLGSGAITQSYLADSFSEEMQGTGLGVIRTATATLGAGGPVLFGVIADYGFFDQGYFALAGIMAVVILLTLRMPRS